The genomic segment ATGTAGTGCTTCGCCTCCTGGGAGCTGAGGGGCAGCACAGTGGGCAGCCCGGCTTTGGCACGACGGGCCTCCATACTCAGGAAGCGGTTGGTAATGTAGACGTTGTCAAAATGGTCCCAGTTCAAGTACCGGTACCGGTAGAACAGAGCTCTGCATGAGAAGGGATGAGTCCTTAggacagacggacagacggatagacacacacacacacacacacacacacacacacacacacacacacacaaatctcagGTTCTGCAGGAGAGTGGAGTGGCCTGagcctctcccctcccccagggTTGGGGCTCCAGGACCCAAACCCACCCACCAGCACCTCCAGCACCCCATAATCCTCATCTTCCCAGGCCGCCCGCTGGCACCCCATGCCACTCACTGGAGGTAGAGCAACATGAGCAGCAGCGGGGTGCTGTTGCCCCTGAGCGCCAGCATCTCCCGCACACGGTGCACCTTCAGGCCCACGGCCTCCTGCAGGTCCAGCGCCACCTGTGACAGGCTCCGCGAGGCATTGAGGTCCACGGAGAAATGATGCGTGGCCGTCATGTTGAATTCGAACTCCCGCCGCACGCGGTTAATGAGTTTTATCACAGCTGGCCAGTAGGACCAGGGCAGTGGTGAGCGAGGAGCAGGGAAGAGCCCAGGAGGTTTGGGGGGACCCCCAGGATCTGGCACACAGGCTCAAAGGCAGGATGGGCTACAGCAGTTTTCCCCGTCCCTGCCCCCACcccgttttgtttgtttgtttttgttttggggccacacccagtagtgttcagagatcattccttgcAGTGATGGGTGCCCTATGCTAtgctggctgcctgcaaggcaagtgccctctctgcctACTGCTCCATTTTACCACCCtcagttgttctttttcttttctttcttttttcttctttgggggggatcacacctggcagtgctcaggagttactcctggctctgtgctcataagtcacacctggaccatatgggatgctgaggtttgaaccaTCATTGGCTCTGGATCAGCTGcgcgcctctgtgctatctctccagcccctcagttgtTCTTTTCTGCCCTGTCCAGCTCAGAAATGTTAAAATCAATCGCCTTTGGGTTTCTTCCCTGTTTCTATGTCTGAGCCATTCTAGGAGCCCCCCTGGATTGGCCTGGGTCTAGCAGGGGAAGGGGCCGGCAAGACACTTCCCTCTTGCAGGGGCCAAAGGGGCCACTCACGGGTGCCGATGGTCTCACGCAGGAAGGGCTGGACGTACTGCGGGATCACACAGAACACCTGGACCACTGGGACCAGAAGTGGATCAGAGGGGCTGTGGGAGCCCTTGTCTCCTGCTGCTTAAGGgctcaatgtcttttatttgttttgtttttggaccacacctaacatgctcagggcttactcctagttctggactcaggaattattcaagGGACTCAGGGACCCCGTGTactgctggggataaaaccctgtcagtcacatacaaggtgACAGCCTTCTCTTGTCTTATCACTTGGCTCCCCCTCAacatctttatttggggggtcacccctgcagtactcaggggttactcctgcctctgcactcagaaatggatcctggcaggcttaaggtaccatataggatgctggggatcaaaccctgatttgtcctactgctgtgctatttttctgctccagcccccctcaaTGTCTTTTTGGCGTCTTCCTTTCACTACACCCACACCATATgagttctcttttctttctttctttctttctttctttctttctttctttctttctttctttctttctttctttctttctttctttctttctttctttctttctttctttctttctttctttctttctttctttctttctttctttctttctttctttctttcttttttttttttttttttttggtgtgtgtgtggcacacacagctgtgcttagggcttacacctggctctatgttcaggaatcactcccagtagtcttggggaaccatatgggatcctgtgGATTGAACtccatgcaagataagcactctacccgctgtactattgctctaccccCTTCAGTTCCTTTTCTACCTACTCCTCCATGCTCACCCCAGCAGCCCTATAGCCCTCCCCAACCAAGCCCTCCTTTGCCCACCCCTTGCCACTGCCCACCAGCTCCCAGCGCCCTCACCGCTGGCCAACCCACACAGCACCAACTTGAAAGGTGTAAGCACGTAGCACAGGTAGTAGGCTCTGGGGATGAGCTGCATGCACTGGTCCTTGGCATTGTCGAAGACTTGTGCACACTTTATATAGGGGTTGCCCAGCTCCGCGTTGCACACGTCTCCGATGTGCAGGAGCCAGTACCACACGTTCCGCAGGGCCCTGGCTGGGGTGGGAGACAGGGCTGGGGCTGGAGGCCAGTAGAAAGACCAGATTCTTTCCAGGGAGTTTCAGACAGTGCTCAGAGCATATGGGGGTGGTGGAGGGGGCGGCCGATGGTTGGCCCTGATGAACAGCTGCAGTAGCAGCTACTAGTACCCAGGGATCAGGGATCAGGGTGAAGAGGCTGGAGGGGTTGAATATTTCCTGCAAGAAACCCCCAAGTGTGAAGACTGCTGACCTACGTGCTTCACGCCATCCATGATGGAGCGGAAGAACTTGCGCACGCAGTCGGCCACCTCCTTGGCCTTCATCACGATGGCTTTGATCTTGTTCAGGGCGCCTGGGAGACCAGGGCAGTGGCACTTTAGGGACTAAGTCTTGGAGTAGCCACGGGGCTGTGGGGAAGGGCAGTGGCTAGATGGGGAGGCCTGGGTAGTGGGGTAGAGGACCAGCAATAAGGCTGTCCCTGTGACTGGACACTCTGGGGGTTgccagagagaagaggggagcaGAGTGGAGGCACAAGCTCTTACTGACGAGGGGTTGCCGGGCTCGCAGCAGTGCTTGGGCTGTCTGATTCAAGGCCAGTTCTGCTCCACAGGCCACAGCCTTACTGGCCCGGGTGAAGTTGCGAAGGGTGTTGGCACAAGGGCCCTGCAGCACCAATCCAAAGGCGAGTACCAAGAACAGCATCCGGCCATGCTCTGCGGGCGATGGTACCCTCAGAAGCAGAACCCAGCCCTAACAATCCTACAGAAtgtgttgggaccagagagatggtggggaaggccttgcacacagacgacctGGGTCCAaaccccaacatcacatatgatccccaagacccgccatgagtgatccttgagcactaccaggtatgttcCACCCTCCCCCCCCTTTAAAACTAGAATGAGTCTCGAAACTCCATCTTGTCCCTATACCCTGCCCTTACTCACTGGAAAAGGCCTGGGGTAGCACCAGGAGAACAGAGACTCGGACCTGGCGAGAGAAGCCCATGCCCAGGCCAAGGAAGATCGCCAAGGTGAAGGTGCCCACCAGGCACCCCCAAGGGCTGCGTCCTTCTACCACTAGCTCCAGGGTCCCATAGACTGTGGCCAAGGACAGGCCGAGGACAAAGCCCCCCACACTCCGGACTATTGTCCTCGTCATGCTGGGTTCCTGGAGCTCCTGGCGCTTCGTGTCGGCCTTCATGTTGGGTTCAATAGTGAGTGCCAATGTCCTTATCTCCAGGAGGAGCCCCCAAGTTCTGTGACTCTCCCTGAATTCTAATGTTGGTCACTGTGGCCACTTCAGAATTCTACACCTGGTTCCGCAAGGCCCAGAAAGGAAGTCAGGGTTCTAATGTCCAACCTCACATTCTCCTCAGTCAGGCATGGGAGAGGTGGGGATGGCAGAACCAGGACAACCAGGAGAAACCTCCTGGACCGAAaactggtcccccaaacccaaggGTCCCGGAATTCAGGGTAGAGCAAAAAGAGATCGAAAGAAACTGCCCCACACCAGTGAGTTGATGACCATCCCTGTGCCCACCCTGTGTGCCCCCATTTCACTTGGGCCATGTCTTTACAGGAACTCCAAGGACAACACACCCACTCACTTGGTGTCTTCTCTAGCTTGACCCTTCCACCGTCCCTCATATCAGTTGGCACTCCCTCTGGCACTCCCACTTGGGTATTCCCTAGTTCCTGCCCCCCCTCACCTGTGCCCCTTGTCACTCCCTGACCCCTAAGGACCCCTGTCCCCAGCCCTGCGAGCCAGTGCTGGCCCTTCTGAGTCAAGCCTTTTACCCCACAGCGGTGCAGAGGTTTCTGCACTGGGGGCTGCCTGCATCCTGGAACCGTTTTCTGGAGCGCCGGCCTGGTGAGTTTCCAGTCACTGCTGTCCTGCTGGGGGCAGGCACTGGGGGGCTCCTGACCATAGGTAAGTGAGTATGGGCAGAGCTGGGGTTGGGGCCTGCCTCTGGCCTTTGGTGGGACCTTGTGGCCGTAGGTCTCTTTCAGCTCCTGGTGAACCCGATGAATATCCACGAAGAGCAGAAGATGGTGGCCTTGTACAGTGCGGTGGGTCAGTGCTGTGCGACTGCGTGTGTGTAGGGTCCAGAAAGGGTCTCTTCTCAAGGGTCCCTTGTGGCCATGAGGGGAGgcacacagcagagaagccaATCTTAGTTCTCAAGGTGTCTCCCCAAGCTAAGAGACTCACTAGGATCCTCATAATGCAGTCCAGGCCTCTCCCCTCCAGGACCTCCACCTCCCCGGGTCTCTTTTGCTGCTGTTCCTGATAAATTCAacttaatgg from the Suncus etruscus isolate mSunEtr1 chromosome 10, mSunEtr1.pri.cur, whole genome shotgun sequence genome contains:
- the DCST2 gene encoding DC-STAMP domain-containing protein 2, whose amino-acid sequence is MKADTKRQELQEPSMTRTIVRSVGGFVLGLSLATVYGTLELVVEGRSPWGCLVGTFTLAIFLGLGMGFSRQVRVSVLLVLPQAFSKHGRMLFLVLAFGLVLQGPCANTLRNFTRASKAVACGAELALNQTAQALLRARQPLVSALNKIKAIVMKAKEVADCVRKFFRSIMDGVKHVARALRNVWYWLLHIGDVCNAELGNPYIKCAQVFDNAKDQCMQLIPRAYYLCYVLTPFKLVLCGLASVVQVFCVIPQYVQPFLRETIGTHPGGPPKPPGLFPAPRSPLPWSYWPAVIKLINRVRREFEFNMTATHHFSVDLNASRSLSQVALDLQEAVGLKVHRVREMLALRGNSTPLLLMLLYLQALFYRYRYLNWDHFDNVYITNRFLSMEARRAKAGLPTVLPLSSQEAKHYIQPGFLLQRTELGWEQTLYFLDTLHLIRHLLLALLLVFLDYAVFWVLDLARYHLQGEIVARSPVLVSIKVKGEGYTGTIFQDLVSAFEVLQRGNISVLSRRCLLQPSEPDSTSYIVIGAMYGMCFFVTLFGSYISRLRRVICAFYYPSREQERISYLYNVILSRRNTLSAALQRTVLRRAADQGYMSAFQVLAQSTPGCKGLFCLTCFGLLDNTCPVCSAPLSYQGRVDPEGDSSEEEGPGLWSAMAPRKSPEQEWLLGEAPPRAGSPKWASSSESR